One window of Sphingobacteriales bacterium genomic DNA carries:
- a CDS encoding T9SS type A sorting domain-containing protein: MNSLSANSCLPDEIPELTVILTVDNEDILINEDCPLTCDLHGDGFFTTNSLAETATIGNDHLLEFLICPQFIVPNTACDFSNLGIDGCWHFWGGGVTPPQPPYPVPVNLDCYFSLSGDYVMLVRAWTDFPLDGTPDTFGGESDTVCINVQFSEELEDFSIFINSEAPYCINDTIIFTIPEYIVNVADDIIWGVLEPGATIEDIFNCDPIEDCEQFELILTEDGTYIVTLYVYYDGTECPDSVQISIPVEVTDDPCICISPQEFLVNPDSPGIQNNEDTDYRPAYIATSGVWTATSNPFITGYGLPSGDDLYLNVDLIIPAGVALTISQMNIHFAPDRRILVQRGAILNLIGTVENPTRLFGSCGSMWQGIQVEGTQTHRIFLPGSFPYNYGILNTRNVHIYDAIFGVTNTKLPFMDVNELANQITSLTANPIVPADMLFVPSMVTSLLYVGIISDPEAMDFSGGMLQISDAQFINCLEGVLMPWFKGTCNVIPSEFCEGFIQSSQFTSTGSLAYPFNDPDLIQRTEAGIHILSYFPPINERLNISGNRFDNLNYGIRIAGTERTDIDHNLFDNCSVGISILNYTYTSQYMIQDINITHNELDNCNINMQISRTQARIVENTINNTYIPPSGGLTDANNIGIFIQGSNAQVLNNTINFVLAGVVLLSNDTDPMLVSNNSFYANAVGVFAYGNNRHVQILCNDFDIYAVAMYALNYTSSVLLYPDEDGYLSDQGDCDPVIPSPADNFFGQLLNTTSLHIVATPYPTAFNFIYWYRNETGFVPTITVGEVTPLPCFPSGELLPPREQLCGIIGSEMIMEDEEIRSLSDEGIKNYEAMKKVYYYVYEQNDTLAAEGLLEDIQTYFGNRLLLNHYLIKGNFVAANNILVNLPDEREEEQRFIQLYQIYTNWRLSGRDLFQITTTEEDTIRQIAATTTQTATEARTLLYLLRGEEYPIDLPPIADLIDSTLFQNVLINFKGNTTANATGQTKVGKPYPNPTNSGFSIDHDLAKDVDAQLTFYNHAGKLQGVYTLSGNGVFSVSTTDWLNGMYFYRVTTDNEPPIAGKIVVLK; this comes from the coding sequence GTGAATAGCCTTTCTGCTAATAGTTGTCTTCCGGATGAAATTCCGGAATTAACAGTTATTTTAACTGTCGATAATGAGGACATACTCATAAATGAAGATTGTCCTTTAACTTGTGATTTACATGGAGATGGGTTTTTTACAACTAATTCCCTGGCAGAAACTGCTACAATAGGAAACGACCATCTTCTAGAGTTTCTTATATGTCCACAGTTTATTGTTCCAAATACCGCTTGTGATTTCTCTAATCTTGGCATTGACGGCTGCTGGCATTTTTGGGGTGGCGGTGTTACTCCACCTCAACCCCCATACCCAGTTCCCGTTAATTTAGATTGCTATTTTTCGCTTTCCGGAGATTATGTTATGTTGGTTAGAGCATGGACCGATTTTCCATTAGACGGCACACCTGATACTTTTGGTGGAGAAAGCGATACCGTTTGTATCAATGTTCAATTTAGTGAGGAATTGGAAGATTTTTCTATTTTCATAAACTCTGAAGCTCCTTATTGTATCAATGACACAATTATTTTTACTATACCCGAGTACATTGTCAATGTTGCCGATGATATAATTTGGGGAGTTTTAGAACCCGGCGCTACCATAGAAGATATTTTTAACTGTGACCCCATTGAAGACTGCGAGCAGTTTGAACTAATTCTCACAGAAGATGGCACTTATATCGTAACACTATATGTTTATTACGATGGAACAGAATGTCCTGATTCTGTTCAAATTAGTATCCCGGTAGAAGTAACAGACGACCCCTGCATTTGTATATCGCCGCAGGAGTTTTTAGTAAACCCCGATAGCCCCGGTATTCAAAATAACGAAGATACCGACTACCGCCCGGCTTATATAGCTACATCAGGTGTATGGACAGCTACCAGCAACCCTTTTATTACCGGTTATGGGTTGCCTTCCGGAGACGATTTATACCTGAATGTTGACCTCATCATTCCTGCGGGTGTAGCTCTGACAATTAGCCAAATGAACATTCATTTCGCGCCCGACCGAAGAATACTGGTGCAAAGAGGAGCTATCTTAAATTTAATAGGAACTGTCGAAAACCCTACGCGCTTATTTGGCTCCTGCGGCAGTATGTGGCAAGGCATACAAGTAGAAGGCACTCAAACACACCGGATATTTCTACCAGGCAGCTTTCCCTACAACTATGGCATACTCAATACCCGAAATGTGCATATTTATGATGCCATATTCGGCGTAACCAATACCAAACTGCCATTCATGGACGTAAATGAATTAGCCAACCAAATTACCTCACTCACTGCCAATCCCATCGTGCCGGCGGATATGTTGTTTGTACCTTCTATGGTAACATCCCTCCTTTACGTCGGCATCATATCAGATCCAGAGGCAATGGACTTTTCGGGCGGTATGCTCCAAATCAGCGATGCACAGTTTATTAACTGCCTGGAAGGCGTATTGATGCCTTGGTTTAAAGGAACCTGCAATGTAATACCCTCTGAATTCTGTGAAGGATTCATTCAATCATCTCAATTTACCTCTACCGGCAGTTTGGCTTACCCCTTTAATGACCCCGATCTTATTCAACGTACCGAAGCCGGTATTCATATATTATCCTACTTTCCACCTATAAACGAGCGGCTGAATATATCCGGCAACCGGTTTGACAACCTCAACTATGGCATCAGAATTGCCGGTACGGAAAGAACAGATATTGACCACAACCTATTTGACAATTGCTCTGTAGGTATCTCTATCCTGAACTACACCTATACCAGCCAGTACATGATTCAAGACATCAACATCACCCACAACGAGTTAGACAACTGCAATATAAACATGCAGATATCCCGAACCCAAGCACGTATTGTGGAAAATACCATCAACAACACTTATATACCTCCATCCGGTGGCTTAACAGACGCAAATAATATCGGTATATTTATTCAGGGTTCTAATGCACAAGTACTCAACAATACTATCAATTTTGTGCTTGCCGGCGTTGTTTTATTAAGCAATGATACCGATCCAATGTTGGTGAGTAACAATAGTTTCTACGCAAATGCCGTAGGTGTTTTTGCCTATGGCAATAACAGACATGTACAAATTTTATGTAACGATTTCGACATTTACGCCGTTGCAATGTATGCCCTCAACTACACCTCCTCAGTTCTGCTTTATCCCGATGAAGATGGATATTTGAGCGACCAAGGTGATTGTGATCCAGTAATACCCAGCCCTGCCGACAATTTCTTTGGGCAACTTTTAAACACAACAAGCTTGCATATTGTCGCCACCCCTTATCCTACTGCCTTTAATTTTATATATTGGTATCGAAACGAAACCGGTTTCGTGCCTACTATAACTGTGGGAGAGGTAACGCCCTTACCATGTTTTCCTTCTGGTGAACTACTACCACCCCGCGAACAATTATGCGGCATTATAGGGAGCGAAATGATAATGGAAGACGAGGAAATACGCAGCCTTAGCGATGAGGGTATCAAAAACTACGAGGCCATGAAAAAGGTATATTACTACGTATATGAGCAAAACGACACCTTAGCCGCCGAAGGGCTACTGGAAGACATACAGACCTATTTCGGCAACAGGCTGCTGCTAAACCACTACCTCATAAAAGGCAATTTTGTTGCCGCAAACAACATACTTGTCAACCTGCCCGATGAAAGAGAAGAAGAACAACGGTTTATACAACTCTACCAAATATACACGAATTGGCGACTTAGCGGACGTGATTTGTTCCAAATAACGACAACCGAAGAAGATACCATACGTCAGATAGCAGCTACCACTACACAAACCGCCACCGAAGCCCGCACCCTCTTATACCTGCTTCGAGGTGAGGAATACCCCATAGACCTGCCCCCCATAGCCGACCTTATCGACTCCACCCTGTTCCAAAATGTGCTAATCAATTTTAAAGGCAACACTACTGCCAATGCCACAGGGCAGACTAAAGTGGGTAAACCATATCCTAATCCTACAAATAGTGGTTTTAGTATAGATCACGATCTTGCCAAAGATGTTGATGCCCAACTTACCTTTTACAACCATGCCGGTAAATTGCAAGGGGTTTATACTTTAAGCGGAAACGGTGTATTTTCTGTTTCTACTACCGATTGGTTAAACGGTATGTACTTCTATCGTGTTACCACAGATAATGAGCCTCCCATTGCAGGGAAAATTGTTGTCTTGAAATAA
- a CDS encoding PKD domain-containing protein: MRRIICVTILILLSEVVNAQNKYFERKIDWADFNSGRKVIEKDDLSLTITGNYLNVNDYLWHGYFLRTNQYGDTLLLHMFPEFGDSYFGSLLPTEYGYAISGYIYQDIADDYSYRGFLLQLDPDGNQLQFDYTGTPTDTMPSYIYDLIRTPDNGYLLAGHKINEWVFPYYWKFYLVKLNQNGQTEWERIYDNYTYSNIFSSIVPADDGGYYFWGVANLVLLAGEQASDLILAKVDEQGIMQWDSIYNLEPPIHGTTTLTKLSDGNLLAIAASGTNGDTQRIIKFSLSGAIIWQVTFPDYGCGISQVVELPNSELVFTNCYYPVGISRTDMAIFKLSANGSPRWWRQYGNSGFHDYGYDIILARDGGFVVTGRQDTTGGSSVWVVRTNCMGLVTPLPQASFSWQADAINPFSLQFTNLSHFVYADSIDGGKYIWDWGDGSPPVTFTSESFQEVFHNYPAPGSFTVTLTAVVCQDTSMVQATIETLSGAGGTVGLPTNPQKEEPTILIYPNPAQNTLTFSYTDVLMSPSGDLGVSKGWGVNLKLLSLTGQTVLETTLVSTGSTSQTTISVAHLPVGVYFYVVEDDSAVLARGKVAVVGK; encoded by the coding sequence ATGAGAAGAATAATTTGTGTTACAATTTTAATTTTGCTTTCAGAAGTTGTAAATGCACAGAATAAGTACTTCGAAAGAAAAATCGATTGGGCAGATTTCAATAGTGGTCGAAAAGTGATAGAAAAGGATGACTTGTCATTAACCATAACCGGAAACTATCTAAATGTGAATGATTACCTATGGCACGGTTATTTTTTAAGAACCAATCAATATGGTGATACCCTGTTACTTCACATGTTTCCAGAGTTTGGCGACAGCTATTTTGGAAGTTTATTGCCAACAGAATATGGATATGCTATTAGCGGCTATATTTACCAAGATATAGCCGATGATTACTCCTACCGTGGCTTTCTATTACAATTAGACCCGGACGGAAACCAATTGCAATTTGACTACACCGGTACTCCTACTGATACTATGCCCTCCTATATTTATGACCTCATACGCACCCCCGACAACGGCTACCTGCTTGCCGGACACAAAATAAACGAATGGGTGTTTCCCTATTATTGGAAATTTTATCTAGTTAAACTCAACCAAAACGGCCAAACGGAATGGGAACGCATTTATGACAATTATACGTATAGCAATATATTCAGCAGCATAGTTCCTGCCGACGACGGGGGGTATTATTTTTGGGGCGTTGCCAATCTGGTACTTTTAGCAGGCGAGCAGGCAAGCGATTTAATACTTGCAAAAGTTGACGAACAGGGTATTATGCAATGGGATAGCATCTATAATTTAGAACCGCCTATTCATGGAACCACTACATTAACCAAATTATCTGACGGCAATTTGTTGGCCATAGCAGCTAGCGGCACGAATGGAGATACACAAAGGATTATTAAATTCTCGCTTTCCGGCGCTATTATATGGCAGGTAACATTTCCTGATTATGGATGTGGAATCAGTCAAGTTGTAGAATTACCCAACAGTGAGCTAGTGTTTACCAATTGCTATTATCCTGTCGGCATTTCACGCACAGATATGGCAATTTTCAAACTCTCTGCCAACGGTAGCCCTCGTTGGTGGCGACAATACGGCAACTCGGGTTTTCATGATTATGGCTACGATATCATACTTGCCCGCGATGGCGGTTTTGTGGTAACAGGTAGGCAAGATACCACGGGTGGATCATCTGTTTGGGTGGTACGTACCAACTGTATGGGTTTGGTCACTCCCTTACCCCAAGCCTCTTTCTCATGGCAGGCAGATGCCATAAACCCTTTTTCGTTGCAATTTACCAACCTCAGTCACTTTGTGTATGCCGACAGCATAGACGGCGGCAAATATATCTGGGATTGGGGGGACGGCAGCCCTCCCGTTACCTTCACCTCAGAATCATTTCAGGAAGTGTTTCACAACTATCCTGCCCCCGGCAGCTTCACCGTTACACTCACCGCCGTTGTTTGTCAGGATACCTCAATGGTGCAAGCCACAATCGAAACGTTATCCGGCGCAGGCGGCACAGTAGGTTTACCCACTAACCCCCAAAAGGAGGAACCGACCATCCTCATCTACCCCAACCCCGCCCAAAACACCCTAACCTTCAGCTATACCGATGTCTTAATGTCCCCTTCAGGGGATTTAGGGGTCTCAAAGGGCTGGGGGGTAAATCTAAAACTCCTCTCCCTAACCGGTCAAACCGTGCTTGAAACTACCCTTGTTTCGACAGGCTCAACAAGCCAAACCACCATTTCGGTTGCTCATTTGCCGGTGGGGGTGTATTTTTATGTGGTCGAGGATGACAGTGCAGTGTTGGCACGGGGGAAGGTGGCGGTGGTTGGGAAGTGA
- a CDS encoding T9SS type A sorting domain-containing protein: MLPPFNLNGSDPILFTVDVVVPAGITLNITDMQLFFIGKNRILVQRGAILNITDDYDGTPTLLKGLCNTVWQGIQVEGPGMGIERNTSPLDPVIVSSNFGEVRVSGNVRIEDAIFGIVAMSLPFMDTDNVIADLSVFPNPLIPQNSGIPNVTFFYAALYNYFLATSAISTTGGAVKINTGTTFFNCFEGINMSLYKGNPCNFGSGCYSYIIGAEFYSNVLPFPFNTHLQTQNTEAGIHLVNYEHLNILNNNFHHLKYGTRGVHVTNINFFNNNIQNIKAGVSIGNSALSPIGQNIRIVQNNFDWCEIPIQCGAAHVLIQNNAINQNTPVSLPVLQWSRVGIFLMGGTALVTDNQVYRAYRGAALLSCDLPNNFIRKNRFESVLTGVMLYGNNIGVQLECNDFYRYGLSIAAGDYTINSILQEAGVVFDQGDCDPSTPIGMPSDNRFYPTSIYANSLFSSINSPTSVFNYYYRNETAHIPQNYPLGNYGTATVAVCGGTVLPYSQHCQDGPQLVREDEDIKNMADGREKDEEMMRKIYYYTETGNEDAAFNLLEDIDSYLTKRLLLPQYLKDSVFEQAQNLLNALPDSREEEQQFKELYQIYKELYETGNTVWSLTPEQENTVRSIAATYTKTSFDARNLLLLLYGEEYVIQLPLLPEEAAMEEHLQSIAIQFKASEQTTPLGYTVKVYPNPAKDQLFFQLPFTPDKSPFNLELLDYTGKIVNSFKTEAGKTFVLDLPALSGGIYFYRLYQNGAALANGKFVVTH; this comes from the coding sequence ATGTTGCCACCATTTAATCTCAACGGCTCAGACCCTATTCTGTTTACGGTAGATGTTGTGGTACCGGCCGGCATAACCCTAAACATAACCGATATGCAACTCTTTTTTATCGGTAAAAACCGGATACTGGTACAACGAGGTGCTATTTTAAACATTACAGACGACTATGACGGTACGCCCACCCTTCTCAAAGGATTGTGCAACACCGTTTGGCAAGGCATACAAGTAGAAGGTCCGGGCATGGGCATTGAACGTAATACAAGCCCGTTAGATCCCGTAATCGTCAGTTCTAACTTTGGTGAAGTTAGAGTGAGCGGCAATGTGCGCATTGAAGATGCTATTTTCGGAATTGTAGCTATGTCACTTCCATTTATGGATACCGATAATGTTATAGCAGACTTGAGTGTGTTTCCGAATCCGCTTATTCCTCAGAACTCGGGAATTCCTAATGTCACCTTCTTCTATGCGGCGTTATATAATTATTTTTTAGCGACATCTGCCATATCAACTACAGGTGGGGCAGTAAAAATAAATACCGGCACCACCTTTTTCAATTGCTTCGAAGGTATAAATATGAGTTTATATAAAGGGAATCCCTGTAATTTCGGAAGCGGTTGTTACAGCTACATTATTGGCGCAGAATTTTATTCCAATGTTTTACCCTTTCCATTCAATACGCATTTGCAAACACAAAATACCGAAGCAGGCATACATCTTGTCAATTATGAACACCTGAATATTTTAAACAACAATTTTCACCATCTTAAGTACGGAACAAGAGGTGTTCATGTTACCAACATTAACTTTTTTAACAACAATATACAAAACATAAAGGCAGGTGTTTCTATTGGTAACTCCGCACTTAGCCCAATAGGGCAGAACATCAGAATTGTTCAAAACAATTTTGACTGGTGTGAAATACCTATTCAATGCGGTGCAGCACATGTGCTAATTCAAAACAATGCCATCAACCAAAATACACCCGTTTCATTGCCTGTCTTGCAATGGAGCAGAGTGGGTATATTTTTAATGGGCGGCACGGCATTGGTAACCGACAATCAGGTTTATAGGGCATACAGAGGGGCAGCGCTTTTATCTTGTGACTTACCCAACAATTTTATACGCAAAAACCGATTTGAAAGCGTGCTTACAGGAGTAATGCTTTATGGCAATAATATAGGAGTGCAATTAGAATGTAACGATTTTTACAGATACGGTTTAAGCATTGCAGCCGGCGATTATACCATAAATAGCATCCTTCAGGAAGCAGGGGTCGTTTTCGACCAAGGAGATTGTGATCCTTCAACTCCAATCGGTATGCCTTCCGATAACCGCTTCTACCCTACTTCGATATATGCTAATTCCTTGTTCTCGTCTATTAATAGCCCAACCTCTGTTTTTAATTACTACTACCGGAATGAAACTGCCCATATACCCCAAAACTACCCGCTCGGTAATTATGGAACGGCTACAGTGGCAGTGTGTGGAGGTACTGTATTGCCCTATTCTCAACATTGTCAAGACGGACCGCAACTGGTACGCGAAGATGAAGATATTAAAAATATGGCAGACGGACGCGAGAAAGACGAGGAAATGATGCGCAAAATCTATTATTACACCGAAACTGGTAATGAAGATGCCGCATTCAATCTGCTTGAGGATATAGACAGCTACCTTACCAAACGTTTGCTGCTGCCTCAGTACCTGAAAGACAGTGTTTTTGAACAAGCGCAAAATCTGCTTAACGCCCTGCCCGATTCCCGCGAAGAGGAACAGCAATTTAAAGAACTGTATCAAATCTACAAAGAACTGTACGAAACAGGAAATACGGTATGGAGTTTAACTCCCGAACAGGAAAATACTGTGCGCAGTATCGCCGCTACCTATACCAAAACCTCTTTCGATGCCCGCAATCTGCTCTTGCTGCTTTATGGCGAAGAATATGTAATCCAACTGCCCTTGCTGCCCGAAGAAGCCGCTATGGAAGAACACTTGCAAAGTATAGCCATACAGTTCAAAGCTTCGGAACAAACCACGCCATTGGGCTATACCGTAAAAGTTTACCCCAATCCCGCAAAAGACCAGTTGTTCTTTCAACTGCCTTTTACACCGGATAAGAGTCCATTTAATTTGGAATTATTGGACTACACCGGAAAAATTGTAAATTCATTCAAAACAGAAGCCGGCAAAACTTTTGTGCTCGACTTACCGGCTTTATCGGGAGGTATTTACTTCTATCGTCTATACCAAAACGGAGCAGCTCTTGCTAATGGCAAATTTGTTGTAACACATTAA